Proteins from a genomic interval of Neovison vison isolate M4711 chromosome 4, ASM_NN_V1, whole genome shotgun sequence:
- the OXR1 gene encoding oxidation resistance protein 1 isoform X8 translates to MSRLWYGKKGRRHQPINHKYTLVVSVAEYHRRIDALNTEELRTLCRRLQITTREDLNSKQIAPLKADLESESFRPNLSDPSELLLPDQIEKLTKHLPPRTIGYPWTLVYGTGKHGTSLKTLYRTMTGLDTPVLMVIKDSDGQVFGALASEPFKVSDGFYGTGETFVFTFCPEFEVFKWTGDNMFFIKGDMDSLAFGGGGGEFALWLDGDLYHGRSHSCKTFGNHTLSKKEDFFIQDIEIWAFE, encoded by the exons ATGTCTCGTCTCTGGTAtgggaaaaaagggagaagacaTCAACCAATTAATCATAAATACACTCTG GTAGTGTCAGTGGCTGAGTATCACCGCAGGATCGATGCTCTAAATACTGAAGAACTACGCACACTCTGCAGACGtctccag ATTACTACAAGAGAAGACCTAAATTCAAAGCAGATTGCTCCATTGAAAGCAGACCTGGAGTCTGAATCTTTTCGACCAAACCTAAGTGATCCCAGTGAACTCTTACTGCCAGATCAAATTGAAAAG cttaCCAAGCATCTTCCACCAAGAACAATTGGCTATCCATGGACTCTTGTTTATGGCACTGGGAAGCATGGCACAAGCTTGAAGACTCTTTATCGAACAATGACAGGTTTAGACACCCCAGTGCTGATGGTGATTAAAGACAGTGATGGGCAG GTTTTTGGTGCATTAGCATCTGAGCCATTTAAAGTGAGTGATGGCTTTTATGGTACTGGAGAGACCTTTGTTTTTACGTTCTGTCCAGAGTTTGAG GTCTTTAAGTGGACAGGAGATAATATGTTTTTTATCAAAGGAGACATGGATTCACTAGCTTTTGGTGGTGGAGG GGGAGAATTTGCCCTTTGGCTTGATGGAGATCTCTACCATGGAAGAAGCCATTCTTGTAAAACATTTGGGAATCATACACTTTCTAAGAAGGAAGATTTCTTTATTCAAGACATTGAAATCTGGGCTTTTGAATAA
- the OXR1 gene encoding oxidation resistance protein 1 isoform X7 gives MSRLWYGKKGRRHQPINHKYTLITTREDLNSKQIAPLKADLESESFRPNLSDPSELLLPDQIEKLTKHLPPRTIGYPWTLVYGTGKHGTSLKTLYRTMTGLDTPVLMVIKDSDGQVFGALASEPFKVSDGFYGTGETFVFTFCPEFEVFKWTGDNMFFIKGDMDSLAFGGGGGEFALWLDGDLYHGRSHSCKTFGNHTLSKKEDFFIQDIEIWAFE, from the exons ATGTCTCGTCTCTGGTAtgggaaaaaagggagaagacaTCAACCAATTAATCATAAATACACTCTG ATTACTACAAGAGAAGACCTAAATTCAAAGCAGATTGCTCCATTGAAAGCAGACCTGGAGTCTGAATCTTTTCGACCAAACCTAAGTGATCCCAGTGAACTCTTACTGCCAGATCAAATTGAAAAG cttaCCAAGCATCTTCCACCAAGAACAATTGGCTATCCATGGACTCTTGTTTATGGCACTGGGAAGCATGGCACAAGCTTGAAGACTCTTTATCGAACAATGACAGGTTTAGACACCCCAGTGCTGATGGTGATTAAAGACAGTGATGGGCAG GTTTTTGGTGCATTAGCATCTGAGCCATTTAAAGTGAGTGATGGCTTTTATGGTACTGGAGAGACCTTTGTTTTTACGTTCTGTCCAGAGTTTGAG GTCTTTAAGTGGACAGGAGATAATATGTTTTTTATCAAAGGAGACATGGATTCACTAGCTTTTGGTGGTGGAGG GGGAGAATTTGCCCTTTGGCTTGATGGAGATCTCTACCATGGAAGAAGCCATTCTTGTAAAACATTTGGGAATCATACACTTTCTAAGAAGGAAGATTTCTTTATTCAAGACATTGAAATCTGGGCTTTTGAATAA